The DNA region CTTTCTCGCCTCGCCCGCCCGTTGCCTCACGTAAAAATATGCTTGAAAGGCCCGTTGCTTTTCCATGCAAAATATGGTATAATTTATTCGACATTTTAAAACTAAAGATGGGGAGTTGCGGCAAGGAAGCCTTTGCTGCGTAAAACCTTCAAGGTGCCAAGGTTTGGTCCGATGCGCCGGCCATCACTATCAGTCGAAGTAGGTGGGGCAAGGGACACCCGAGGACAAGCCCTAAGTAAGATGGAGGTGTCGAGATATGCCTGATTTGATACCATGGAATCCGTGGAGGGAGCTGGCAGAGTTCGCAGACGCCTTTGAACGCTTCTGGGGCCATAGGTTCCCAAGGCGCCGGGGAGAGGGTTGGTTCTCCGGGGGGCCATGGCTCCCGGCGGTTGATGTGTACGACCGAGGAGATTCGATAGTAGTAAAGGCTGAGATACCAGGGGTGGATAAAGATGAGGTCAGCCTCACCCTGACCGATGATGCCCTTACCATTAGCGGTGAAACCCGCCGCGATGAAGAAGTCAAGGACAAGGATTACTACCGCCGCGAACGGACTTACGGGAGCTTCACCCGGACAATCCCACTCCCGGCGCCAGTGCGGAGGGAAGGCGCCAAAGCGACCTTCAAGAATGGGGTCTTGGAAGTGGTCCTGCCAAAGGCCCGAGGCGCCGAATCACGTGGCACGCAGATCCAAATAGAATAGGCCTCAGGTTCAATAGGTCTTAGGTGCAATGGGTTTTTGGGTCCGATAGATTTTTAGATCCGATAGATTTTAGTTCCGCTATAGGTTTCAGATCGCGGATTTCAGGTCACGGACTAGAATAGGCTTTGAACCTCGGGGGCCCAGATGGAACCAGGTTCCGGGTAATTCCGGCAACCTGAGCATGTCCCAAGGCATTGGCTGCCTCGCGCACAGGTTTTGCCGCGCACAGGTTCTACGACCCTCGCGCATGGGCTTGACACTATAACAATCCTCGCATGGGCTTCGCACTGCGACCCTTGCGCATGGATTTCGCTACCGAAGCGCGGCCGGCCTGGGACATGCCGGCGTTTTTATATTTATAAGAGTTTTTTATAGGAGTTTTATCAGACAGGATTTATAAGATGAAATCCACATTAAATCCAAATTGTTGAATTCGCCCTCGGCTGTCGGAGCTGTCGGAGGATGATTGATCCGGAGACAATCATTCAATGCAAGTCTCTAGGCTTAGGCTCGATCGTTACACTATCAAGATACAGCGTATCCGGGCATAGGTCCTGACCATTTTCCCACTGAATACCCCCTCGTGGATCATCCTGTGAGGATGACTTCACCTCACCGAACAAAAACCTCGTTTGTTCACTGCGGTGAAATCCGACCAGATCAGGGCCTGGTAGGCTAGCCGCAGGTGTCCGCTTGTCAAGCGACCTTGTGCGCACATCGGCAATGACAAAGCCTGTGGCCTGAAGCGAGTCCTGGATGGCGTTCCATAGAGCCCAGGCTTCCCAGAGGAAGTTGAGTTCAGAATACATCAAGTTGCCGCCGAAGGGGGGATCAGTGAAGATGTAATCACAATAAAATCGCGTGCTGCCCTCAAGAGATGTGCTACGATTCCGATCAAGACAGACGGAGAGCCTATCTGCTTAACACGTGCTATGGTCTTAGGTATGCGGTTTTCCCAAGTCTCAAATACTTGGACTTCAATTTGATTGATTCCTCTCACGAGTTGGTCAATAGCCGCGGTAAGCCGACCCTGGTCCCCCACCCGCGCCGGTTCATCAAACAACGAACCGGTGAGAGTCGGGCCCTGCTCCACAGGCTGTTCCTCTTGGGTTTGGAGGAGCTTCTCGTCTTGAACTATATCTTCCACGAGCGACGAATTGACGTAAATACAATTGCCCGGCTTATTCAAAAAAATGAGGTAGCAGCGCGCAGCGTGGTCGAGGGGCTTGTAGAACGCGGTTTTCTAGAGCGGCAAGGCGAACGCGGGGTACGCACCTACCATCTCTCGGCTGCCATTTACCGCAGGCTTGGCCAAAAGGCGGCCTATGTCCGGATTCGGGGTTTTGAGCCCGAACAGCAGAGACAGATGATTATCCAATATGCGGGAAGACACGGCAGGATCACTCGTGGCGAAGCAGCCGAACTATGCAAAATCAGTGAATTCCAGGCGAGCCGGCTTCTAAGAGCCTTGGTTGCAGATGGCTATCTTGAATTGCGCGGCAAGGGCCGAGGAGCATACTACGAACCGAAAGACCATTCATCACACGGACGCCCCTGACGGTTTGCAGGGGCACGGCATTTCGATGACACCCTAACCACAACTGGACCCAAAACGAATTAATTGCGCAAAAACGAGCGCGCTCGTTTTTTGTCGGCTCGGAAACGAGCGCTCGATTATCTGTTCCATCTGCCATCCGCTGCGAAGGAGAAACGGGGCTATCAAAGATGGTCTCCTGCCTCCTGAACACCGGCGTTAAATGCAGCTACAGATATTCACCCCACCCCCGCCGCTTCAGCGCAGAGACAAGTGCCCGTATATCGGACGCTCTATCTTTCCGGCATACCAGCGTTACGTCCGGGGTCTCGACTATAACCAAGTTGTCCACTCCGAGTGTAACAATGAGCCGATGAGTAGGCTCTTTGCTTCCAGCCGCCATCCCCTTTGCAATAGGTCCATTGCCGTTACCATTGCCGTTCATATCCTGCACCAGAATGCAATTTCGCGTATCGATGCCGAAGGGAATTTCAAAGGGATGTTATAGAAACCCCTGAAAGGAGCATTGAACTTGGGTTACAGCTCCGCACTATCCCGACCGGATAGTTGCAACTATCAGCACTATTCCCGGGGGATAGTTTAAGCTATTGTCACTATCCCAACTGGATAGTGATAACCATTGACACTATTCACGCCGGACAGTTTAAGCCATTAACACCATCCCAACCGAATAGTGATAACCACCAGCACTATCCTCACTATATAGTTTAAGCCATCGACGCTGTTCCTATCGGGTAGTGCTAACCATTTAAACTGTCCCTACCAGACGGTGCTGACTATATGATCTGACATTGA from Bacillota bacterium includes:
- a CDS encoding Hsp20/alpha crystallin family protein; this translates as MPDLIPWNPWRELAEFADAFERFWGHRFPRRRGEGWFSGGPWLPAVDVYDRGDSIVVKAEIPGVDKDEVSLTLTDDALTISGETRRDEEVKDKDYYRRERTYGSFTRTIPLPAPVRREGAKATFKNGVLEVVLPKARGAESRGTQIQIE